The stretch of DNA GTGATCGAGACGGGGACGAGCAAGTCCCAGCGCGACCGGATCAAGAGCGTGAAGGCGCTGATCGGCGACATCGAAGAGGAGTACGACGAGGGTGCGCCGATCGAGGAAGTGCTCGACCGCGCCGGCGAGGTCGGGATGGACGAGGACAAAGCCGAGAAGGAGATCGAGAGCCTGCGCAAGAAGGGCGAGCTGTACGAGCCCGTACAGGGCCACCTCCGGACGACGTGACACCAGTCACGGCTCGTGACCGGCGCCGAGCTTCGGCTCGGCGCTTGGAGCGTGTTGCCGTGACTGTGTTGCACTGACTACCGCTCGTGACCGGCGCCGAGCTTCGGCTCGGCGCTCGGAGCGTGTTGCCGTGACTGTGTTACGCCGACTACCGCTCGGGACGCTTATGGTCCCGGGGCCGCCACCACCGGGCGACGTGGACCACATCTCCGCGCTGCGCAACGTCGAGGAGGCGTTGCGGGCGTTCGAGAACGGCGAGGCCGACCTGGCGACCACCCAGCGGCGCGTCCAGTCCGTGCTTCAGAGCTACGCTACCGAGTTCGAGGCCGAGGAGCGCCGACCCTACCGAGCCCACGGCGAGGCGCCCGCCGACGGCGTCGTCGTCGTCGCGCCAGACGTGGAAACGGCAAAAACGCGAGTATTAGAACTCACAGACGCCGAAAGCTCGTCGTTCGACGTCGAACCGCTCTGACTGTTCTCACTATTGAGAAGTCGAAAAGGCTATGTTACCACCGTATGTACGTTAGGTAGAGAGGCACGCCCGTGACTGCACCGCAGACAGCCGAGACGATACCCGAACGCTTGACGGGCGCGAACAGCACCCTGCTCCTCACCTCGTCGTTCACCGACGAACGGCACTGTACGGAGCTCCTGCACCCCGACGACCCCGCCGAGACGAACGTCCTCTGGGTGTCCTACACGAAATCCCCGGACCAGCAGCTCCGGCGATGGCGCGAGCACACCGACGAGCGGCCGGCGGAGATGGGGATCGTAAGCGTCGAGGACTCGACGCGCTCGGTCGCCGCCGAGACAGGAGGCAGCAGCGGTCCCGGGGGCCCGTCGCTCCCGGAGACGAACGCGCCCATCGAGACGGTGAACAGCCCCAACGACCTGACCGGGCTGGGCATCCGTATCACCGAGTTCCTCACCGACTGGGACGAAAAAAACGACAACCGAACCGTCGTCTGTTTCGACTCGCTGACCGCGCTCCTGCAGTACGTCGAACTCGAGACCGCCTACGAGTTCCTGCACATCATCACCGGCCGAATGGCGAACACCGACGCGTTCGCCCACTTTCACATGGATCCGGATGCGCACGACGATCAGACCGTCGAGATCATCACCAGCCTGATGGACGGGGTCGTCGAGGTCGATGCGAGCGGCGAAGAGCATATCCGGGCGCGCAAGTCTTAATTTTCTACGAACACAGCAGCAACCAAATGCTGCTGGTCGCGACGTACTCTCGCGAGGCACGGACGAGCCTGCGGAACGTCTGTCGGGGGCACGAGGAGGCCACGGTCCGGCAGTTCGGCCGGGCAGCGCTGCTGGCGGACACCGAGTTCGGGGCGTTTCTCGCCCTCCGCTTGCGGGAGAAACACGGCGCCGACGTCCAGATCGAGCGCACCGAGCCGCTGAACGAGTACGAGTCCGTCCCGGAACGGGTCCGCGAGGCCGCAGCGGCGTACGAACAACGGGACCACCCGAGCACGCCGTACCCGAAGTTCGCATCCGGCACCGATCACCCCGAGCCAACGGCGATGCAGGGCCGGGAGCTCTGATGCGGGTCGTCGAGGACGGCCGAGTCGTCGGCGAGGGGCACGCGATCGATCTCCGCGGGGAGCCGTACTCGTCGGAGACGGTTCGGGCAGCGATACAGGGCGCGGAGACGGCGCTGTCGATCGACTGTCTCGCCCCGTCGCGGTGGTGGGAGCAGCTCGCCGTTCCCGACGACGGAACCAAGCCGCTCTGCCGGCTCGTCGCCGCCGCGCGGGCCCGAGGCTGCCGATCACCGACCGAGCGAGCGTTAGCGGCCGCCGAGCGTGAACTCCGCGAGCTCACGGTCGAGGCGGTGTCGACCGCCTCAACGCGCCGACAGCTCGCCGACGCCGGGACCGAGGTGGAACGGCTTCGAGAGGAGGTCGCCGCCGCCCGTGGACGCCTCCAGAGCCGGCGGGAGACGGGCGCGGACACGGCTGAGGCCGAGGCGGCGCTCGAAGAAGCGACCCGACGGCTCTCCGAGGCCGAAACCGAGCGCGTCGCCGCCGAACAGGCCCACGAGGACGCGCAGCGACGGGTGCGCGAGGCTCGCGACGCTCGCGAACGACGGCTCCGACTGCAGGACCGCGTCGCGAACCGCCGGCGGGAAGCCCGACGCGCGCTCGCCGTATCGGTCGCCGACGAGTTCGCGGCCGCCGTGGACGCCGTCCCGGGCGAGGCGACGCTCTCGACGGAGCCGCTGAAAGTCGACGGCGGCGACGTGACGGCTGCGCTGGCGGCGGCCCGAGTTGCCGACCTCCACGCGCCCGTGCTCGACGCAACTGGGCGGTTCGACAGCGCCTCGGCGGCCGCGGACGCGCTCGGCGCGCCCGTGATCCGGCTCTGACCCCGACCTTTTGAACGAGCGGGCGGGCACCCCCGCAGATGGAGCTCGACTGGACACAGGAATCCGCCGCAGGGGTGACGCTGGTCCGCGTCCGCCTCAGGAACGAGCGTGCGACCGACCGTCGAGTCCGCCTCCGGAACCGGCTCGACGGCCCCGTCCTGCCGCCGCGACGCCACGGAGTGCCGGCGGCTGGCTGGGACCGCGACGGTGTGACGGAAGTCGTCCCCGCCAACCAAACCGTGGCGCTGGGGTACGCCTCGCCAGCACCGACGACGGCGCCGCCGGTGACTATCGACGAGGTCGGTCGCGTCGAAGAGGAGTCGGACCACAGCACGTCGGAGGCAGCCGTCAGGGAACTCGGCGATCACCGACCGCCGCGGGCAGTGCTCGGCGGGGAGAGCGAGAGCGACAGGGGCAAAACGGGCGGGGAGCGTTCGGTCGTCGATCGAACCGCGGACACGATCGACGATCAGCGAGACACCACCGACGGGCGTTCCGCGCGACACGCGTCACTCCCCGACGAAGCCGGGGTGCTGCTCGCACCTTATCGAACGCGAATCCGGACCGCCGAAGCGCTAAACACCGCCGGGGTCGTCGAAGCGACCGCACTGCTCGACGCGAACGGCAGCCTCGCCGGCGTCGAGTCGCTCGCGGCCGACCTCGACGCCGACGCGCGGGAGCTCCGTGCGCTCGCCCGGGCCGCGGACGCGTTGGCCGCCCGCGCGGCGGCGACGGCGCCGCCGACGGACGCGCTCCGGAGGCTGTCGTGATCCTCGCCGTCGCGAGCGGGAAGGGCGGCGTCGGCAAGTCGACGGTCGCGTACAACCTCGCGGGCGCGCTGGAGGGCGTCGTCGTCGACGGCGACCTCGGAATGGCGGACCTCCCCGCCGACTGCGGACCCACGCTACACGACGTGCTGGCCGGGCGCGCCGGCGCCCGTGAGGCCATGCAGGCGGGCCCAGTGACGGTCCTCCCCTGCGGCCGGTCGCTCGCGGGTGCCCGCGCGGCCGACGTGACGGAGCTAGGCGACGCGCTCGAACCCATCGAGCGCGACCACGGGATCGTCGTGATCGACTGCCCAGCCGGACTCCGCGCGGACGTGGGTGTGCCGTTGGCCGTCGCCGACGCGGCCGTCGTGGTCGCTTCGCCGGAGCCGTTCGCGCTCGCGGACGCGCTCCGGACTCGGGAGTTGGCTCGCGAACTCGACGCGCCGCTGTCGGCGGTGGTGCTGAACAGGGTCGTCGACGATCCGCCGACGCCGACGGTGCATTCGGCACTCGGCGCGCCCGTCACGTCGGTGCCGGCTGACCCACGGCTCAGCCGGTCGATCGAGGCCGAAGCGCCGGTCGTCGACGCCGCGCCGGAAAGCGAGCCGGCGGCCGCCTTCGCGTCGCTGGCCGAGCGAGTCGAGCGAAGCGAGTGAGGAAAGTGGTGTTCTCAGTCCTGTAGCGCCTGATACGTCGTCCGGACGGTGACCGCGGTCACGTCCGCCACGTCGGCCGCCTCGGCCTGCGTGACCGTCTGCCCCTCGCGGCGGGCGGCGAGGTAGAGCGCGCCCGCGGCGACGCCGCCGGGGTTGCGGCCGTTGGCGTGGCCCGAGTCGACCGCCGCCTCCGCGAGTTCGCGAGCGCGCCGGCGGACCGCCTGCCCCAGATCGAGCTCGCTGGCGAAGCGGGCGACGAACTCCGCGGGCTCGGCGGCCGAGACGGGCAGGCCGAGTTCGCGGTTCATCGCGTCGTAGGCCGCGCGGTGTTCCGCGGCGGTCGCTTTCGCGGCGTCGAGCACCTCCTCGGTCGTGCGCGAGACGCCCGCGACCCGGCAGGCGGCGTAGACGGCCGCGCTGGCGAACCCCTCGATCGAGCGCCCGCGCAGGAGGTCCTCGCTCTGTGCGGACTCGAACAGCGAGCAGGACTGATCGCGGATACGGTCGGGCAGTTCGAGCGCGCCCATCAGCCGCCGGATCTCGGTGAAGCCGTACACCTGATTGCGCTCACGCTTCGATCGGATCTGCGTCCGGCGGTGTTGGCGGCGCAGGCGGGACCACTTGCGGTTCTTCCCGCGGCCGTCGCGCCCGATCTCCGTCGAGAGCCCGCGGTCGTGCCGGGAGCGCGTCAGCGGTGCGCCACACCGGGCCGGGTTGCGGTCGTCGTCCTCGAAGCTGCGCCACTCGGGGCCACGGTCGAGCCGGTCGGTCGAGACGACCAGCCCACAGCCCTCACAGACCGTCTCGTCGCCGTCGGCGGTCAGTCGCCCGTCGCACTCGGGACAGCCGGTCGCACGCGTCGTGCTCATACTCGAAGATCGGTCCCGATCGGATACATAAACCCGGGTGGTTCCCGGGGTTTCGATCCCGCTCCCGTCGGTCGAACGTACCGATAACCGGTACGTTCTCTCACCGCTACTCTCTAGGTATAGTTCAATAGTGAAAACTATTAAACTATATCGCGAAGAACGCCCGCGTATGACGCTCGAAGAGATCGCCGCCGGCATCGAGGTGACCGCGGAGCAGGAGGCCCGCGGCGTCGCCGCCGCCGACGAGACGGGCGAG from Halolamina sediminis encodes:
- a CDS encoding DUF7854 family protein, translating into MDHISALRNVEEALRAFENGEADLATTQRRVQSVLQSYATEFEAEERRPYRAHGEAPADGVVVVAPDVETAKTRVLELTDAESSSFDVEPL
- a CDS encoding DUF7504 family protein — encoded protein: MTAPQTAETIPERLTGANSTLLLTSSFTDERHCTELLHPDDPAETNVLWVSYTKSPDQQLRRWREHTDERPAEMGIVSVEDSTRSVAAETGGSSGPGGPSLPETNAPIETVNSPNDLTGLGIRITEFLTDWDEKNDNRTVVCFDSLTALLQYVELETAYEFLHIITGRMANTDAFAHFHMDPDAHDDQTVEIITSLMDGVVEVDASGEEHIRARKS
- a CDS encoding DUF7855 family protein is translated as MLLVATYSREARTSLRNVCRGHEEATVRQFGRAALLADTEFGAFLALRLREKHGADVQIERTEPLNEYESVPERVREAAAAYEQRDHPSTPYPKFASGTDHPEPTAMQGREL
- a CDS encoding DUF7856 family protein produces the protein MRVVEDGRVVGEGHAIDLRGEPYSSETVRAAIQGAETALSIDCLAPSRWWEQLAVPDDGTKPLCRLVAAARARGCRSPTERALAAAERELRELTVEAVSTASTRRQLADAGTEVERLREEVAAARGRLQSRRETGADTAEAEAALEEATRRLSEAETERVAAEQAHEDAQRRVREARDARERRLRLQDRVANRRREARRALAVSVADEFAAAVDAVPGEATLSTEPLKVDGGDVTAALAAARVADLHAPVLDATGRFDSASAAADALGAPVIRL
- a CDS encoding DUF7857 domain-containing protein — translated: MELDWTQESAAGVTLVRVRLRNERATDRRVRLRNRLDGPVLPPRRHGVPAAGWDRDGVTEVVPANQTVALGYASPAPTTAPPVTIDEVGRVEEESDHSTSEAAVRELGDHRPPRAVLGGESESDRGKTGGERSVVDRTADTIDDQRDTTDGRSARHASLPDEAGVLLAPYRTRIRTAEALNTAGVVEATALLDANGSLAGVESLAADLDADARELRALARAADALAARAAATAPPTDALRRLS
- a CDS encoding P-loop NTPase: MILAVASGKGGVGKSTVAYNLAGALEGVVVDGDLGMADLPADCGPTLHDVLAGRAGAREAMQAGPVTVLPCGRSLAGARAADVTELGDALEPIERDHGIVVIDCPAGLRADVGVPLAVADAAVVVASPEPFALADALRTRELARELDAPLSAVVLNRVVDDPPTPTVHSALGAPVTSVPADPRLSRSIEAEAPVVDAAPESEPAAAFASLAERVERSE
- a CDS encoding transcription initiation factor IIB, with amino-acid sequence MSTTRATGCPECDGRLTADGDETVCEGCGLVVSTDRLDRGPEWRSFEDDDRNPARCGAPLTRSRHDRGLSTEIGRDGRGKNRKWSRLRRQHRRTQIRSKRERNQVYGFTEIRRLMGALELPDRIRDQSCSLFESAQSEDLLRGRSIEGFASAAVYAACRVAGVSRTTEEVLDAAKATAAEHRAAYDAMNRELGLPVSAAEPAEFVARFASELDLGQAVRRRARELAEAAVDSGHANGRNPGGVAAGALYLAARREGQTVTQAEAADVADVTAVTVRTTYQALQD